ATGgtgcaattaattaattgtgGCTGGTACAACCATACGATGTAAATAACAATGCAGATTGCGAGATTTTCGTGACGGTCACTAACCTCCATGAGAACATGTTTCTTCATGACGGTAGTTGTCCCGTCACGGGAAAAAAGATATATTACCATGAACATCAGCCAACTGCCGATAAAATTGCCCATGCAAACTGGCCACCATCCGGGACTGCGGATGGGAAATATTCTCCTCTAACTCAACCGCCATGAAGGgttaaattttcatgccatCCTATTGGCTATTAGTGAGGGTAATTACTCACAGTATAGCACCGGACCGGGATAACGCGCGACCCGTCACGGAAAAACTCAACGCGCGAGCCCCTCGGATGAATCAACGTGTGGGCACACTCCAATTACCAGAGCAACCATGTAGCGCCACCTTGTAGCGACACATGTTCGAAAATGGGTAGAAGCACCCTACGCACAGCTGGTCAACACAACACGTCGCTTTCAGGCTTACGTTGCCGATGGCATCAACATTTATAACTAGATGTATTCGTACCGAGGGGTACCTGTGGTACTGTTTTACACGTGGGATTCGTcgaagatcaggaactcgaaagtgaactcaaacacacaatttagatagatTCGGGCCTCTtatgtcgcataataccctacgtcctgttgttggttggattgtattgattgatgattgtttggagAGAGtctctgcctcaccttatattgctaggGGCATGGTTATAAgtcggttgttgtacaagagcacTAGTCaaattcgactagagagtcctactctaattgctacgagtagtttcctaatctttGACTAGTCcctgtcctccacgtagaccacgccgttctgcaccatagtctccatgtctgacatgtcttggtgtacaaccccatatgtaggactgtccaagcctcccggtgggtccatagatgtatggccgacaagcttccgagtactttttagtcaaatgcagcagtctcgAGTACTTCTGCAGACGTCTccaactagtttgtggtgctcctttgaGAACTCCATCGGATTGGGTCTTCGAATGTGCTCGAGTACTACCATAcggctagaaggtgctcaagcctcatttaactttgTCTTGAATCTCCAATATtgatctttatatggaagtgcgatgaaaatcgcataGAGTAgccccccgagccttaggttgaattgaagaatcagactgagggtcaatcttataatttcatatttttttcctcttaaaacccgaagaaaaaactttttgtccaaCGGGCACGTGGCACAAAGCCctcgagccgttacacgactagtttgggtataagggtcaaccactggtcaacgtgACTGTTCGTCTTCAGAAACCatatctcttccaaaaaaattggaaaccatTTCAATGATAACCGATGGCTTTAAAAACGGAATATTCCCTATAATTCTCGCCGCTCGGTTACCTGTGCTGCGGTTATAAATATCGGAGGAATCTTATCCCTTTGGTTTCACCCGAGCTAGTGCGTCCGAGCCATTCATCTTCTCACTATTGCCCTAGCGCCACCCCGAGCATTGTTGCCCTAGTGCTACCATTTGCCATCCCCGAGCATCACCACCCCCCACTGTCTAGTCCTCCAGCTCATGTGCTAGAAGACCATCGGAGCAATGGCGTCCAAGAAAGCATCCTTGAGCAAGGCGGCGGAGTCCAAGAAGCGCAAGGCCGCCAAGAAAGAGATCCAACTGCCGGcgcccaagtacgggaagaccgACCAGACGATGCCGCCGAATCAAGCCAGCGCCTGGAAGCCATCCACCTTGAAAGAGGTAGACATCTAGGTACTGGTGGGTGCGAATCTACACAATTCATTGAGCGCGGGCTGGCTCTGTCATCGTCCGACTTCTTCCGGGGACTTCTGAGGTATTACAATTTGGAGcttgtccacctcaaccccaattctATCTTGCACGTTGCTATCTTCGTGCACCTCTACGAGGACTTCTTGGGTATTCAACCCCACTTCTAGCTGTTTAGGAAGTTCTTCAGAGTGAAGCCCCAACCCCGGATGGACCATACAGAAGTAGTCGGAGGGGGCGAGGATCCACCTTTGGGAGCAGTTCAAGAGCCAATACATCGAGAATGAGCTCAAAGACTTCATTCTAGATGGAAGCaacggtggttctacattggaaatCATGAGCCCCATCTTCCCAAGGTCACTGGCCACCATCCAGTGTGGAACAACCACTGGTTAGACAAGTCGAGTACTACCAATAGCTTTCAGTTGCCGGATTTGATTAAGAAGATCGCCGCCTCATGAAGGATGGCCTGACCGGCTTTGGTgtagccttcagcttcatgaggaggcgtGTCCAGGCCCTGCAATTGTGTTGCACAGTAGCGTATGACTACTCGGGTCCCAATGACCCATCGAGGATGACGTTCGAGGAGTTGTCCCCTGACTAAATGATGGCGCGTCTGAAGCGCTTCTTCAAACAAGTCAAGGGTATTCTGGCGATCTTACGAGAGCACTGCGCCGATAACCCGCCGAATCCTGTAAGTACTCATGGTCTGCAACCCCCGAGTACTTGTGTTGGTGTCTGTCAATGTTACTAACTAGtcttctattttgcaggatgaatTGAACATGTatgtctccaaccctcctccgCCTGGTGCAGATGTCACGCCCTGTATGCAGTCCCTTGTGGCTGTGCAGAGGGCacttgaagaggaggaggaggaaaaagggaaggagaggaaggaTTCACCAGACTggtcctccttcagcagctctgactCGGAGTCTGTTGAAAAATTTGTTGTGAAACCCTATCTTTCTGACAAAGCAGGGTCATCATCTGGGATGTCCAAGCGTGCCGCGAAGGACGTTCAGGAAGTTGAAGTGGCGCCACCCCTGAAGAAGCATGTACTGCCACCGCCAAATGGGTGGTGAAGAAGGCGTTGGCCAATGAAGTCCTGCCTCTGGTAAGTTTGTGTGACAAGATTTTGAGGATCGAGTACTCCTGAATTGTTTGCTTTACCCTCAACTATGACTCTGACTTTGGCTAATTTGTAGGTAGTCAAGGTGGAGATAAAGGTGGAAGAAATGACTACTGTAGTTGTGGAGCAGAGCCTGCCAACTGTAGAAGAAGTCCCGGCATCGAGTACTCAGAGGAAGGAGACGACAACTAAGGCTGGCGAGGATCCAACTGTGATCCGGCGAGCCGCACCAAAGAAGTCATCACCTACCATCAGGAGACTGTGTCTGGGAACTGAACCCACCATCAAGATtaagaggtccaccaagtaagtgTGCATGTACCGATGCTTAACATCATGTCGTGGGTAGTGTCGCCGAGTAGTGTGTCGTAACACTTATCTTGTTTCAGGAAATCCACCAGTGTGGAAGCCGAGAGCCCGAGTACGAAGTCTGgtgctgatggcagtagccgctTAGCCCAGAAAGTCATCCCGGAGTCTGGTGCTGATGGCCGTAGCCACTTAACCCCCGAGCTCACCTTGGAGCCCGTTGTTCCGCCGCCGAAGGATCAGCCCGCACCCGAAGTTGCTCCAGGTATGGAGTCCCTTGTAGCAGCACTTTTGCATGATGTCTTGTTGTCACTTGACGTTTCTGCAGTGCCAACCCCCGAGTTGCCAGAGACCGAACCCGTCGCGAAGAGTACTTCCGCGGTGGTGATGCAGTTGGTGGCCATGATGCTAAATCCGAATGCTGAGCCGAAGCCGGAAGCCGAGGTGTAGCCAGAGGCTGAGGTAGAGGTGCCGGCCGCTAGTGAAGTCGAGGCTGCACATGTAACCCCCGAGCCAGAGTCTGACGTGGAGGCTGCTGGGGTGCTGCAAGTGTTGGCAGTTATCTCGCCATCCGAGGCGGGACCATCGACTAGTCGTGGGGTGACTTCCTTCTTGCCTTCAGAGGTTGGTCCATCAACTAGCCAGACGATGGTCCCTCTCGGTGTGCCGAATGCTGGGGAGCATGATGACACACTgctccctcccatggtgaaccTAGAGAAAATCGTGCTGATAGCTAACCTCCTGGCCACCGTGGAGTCTGAGGCCACGTTGAAGGACATGCATTGCCAAGTAGGCGAGTATACATAGGTAAGTTTCACTTTTGTTCTTGATCTTTatcttgaaattggtactcgGTGCTTACACGAGTACTTTGCTCTGTGTTGTAGACGCTGATCCAACGCTCCCTCGGGAAGTCAAAGATTCTCGAAGGACATGGGGACACCATCCAGCGAGTTAAGGCGCTGGAACAGAAATTAGTTGAAGAGCGGCAGTACTCCTcccggttgttgatgaagtacAACGGCCAAGCCGACCAATATCGGAATGCTACGCAGAAAGCCGTGGAGGAGAAGGACCACCTCCAGAAACTCAACAAAGGATTGATGAACCAGAATGAGGGTAAGCTATTGTCCTCCATTGTCCTTGAGTACTTGTTTGGCCTTGGTGTTACTGACTTGTTCTATGCCTTTGTGCTTGTagagctcaccaaggagaaTAAGGATCTCCAGGGTCATGCCACAGAATGGCAGAATGCGTACTACCAAGTCACTGATGAAATTGACAAGGTGACCATGAAGTACGAGACTCTGGAGCATAAATTCGATAAGGAGAAGCAGCTGCGCAAAGACGGGGAGGTCCAACTTGTAGATCTGATGGAGAAACTCCGAGCGCAGCATGCTGAGTTGGAGGTGAAAGATTTTACTCTTAAAGAGCTAACAGAAGCCACTCAGCCCattgctgacatggtggagcccccggaggaaggtgtggagccccgTTCCTTAGCAGAAATACTCAGGGATGTTCCTAAGAAGGTCACCACTAAATGAAGAAGACTGTTgagtctgtctccaagcagctGCTGGAGATGGTGAAGTCGTTCTACCCACAAGCCAACTTGGCTCCTGTGGCAGAAGGCATTGTCGAGGACTGCTCTAA
This sequence is a window from Setaria italica strain Yugu1 chromosome III, Setaria_italica_v2.0, whole genome shotgun sequence. Protein-coding genes within it:
- the LOC101767840 gene encoding phosphatase and actin regulator 2-like; translated protein: MASKKASLSKAAESKKRKAAKKEIQLPAPKYGKTDQTMPPNQASAWKPSTLKEDELNMYVSNPPPPGADVTPCMQSLVAVQRALEEEEEEKGKERKDSPDWSSFSSSDSESVEKFVVKPYLSDKAGSSSGMSKRAAKDVQEVEVAPPLKKHVVKVEIKVEEMTTVVVEQSLPTVEEVPASSTQRKETTTKAGEDPTVIRRAAPKKSSPTIRRLCLGTEPTIKIKRSTKKSTSVEAESPSTKSGADGSSRLAQKVIPESGADGRSHLTPELTLEPVVPPPKDQPAPEVAPVPTPELPETEPVAKSTSAVVMQLVAMMLNPNAEPKPEAEV